Sequence from the Nitrosopumilus maritimus SCM1 genome:
GCAACAGCAACATTTGGTTCAGAACTTGCACCACAAGTACAACAACTTAGGGAACTTAGAGACAACACAGTTCTCAAAACAAATTCAGGAATTACATTTATGACAACTTTTAATCAATTCTATTATTCGTTCTCACCAGTTATTGCAGACTTTGAAAGAGAGCAACCATTATTCAAAGAAGTTATGAAAGTAACACTCACTCCAATGTTATCATCATTATCATTGCTTAATCATGCAGATATTGATTCAGAACAAGAGATGTTAGGTTATGGCATATCCATAGTACTGCTAAATCTTGGAATGTATGTTGGAATTCCTATATTTGGAATTCTAAAGTTGTACCAATTTAGAAAAAACTAGGATTCACTTATTGGAAATTCTAGTGAGGTTTTTATGTATCCAACAAAGTAAACTGTTTAATGAAGACTATAGCAATTTGCTCTCTCTTCGTACTATTTGCAATGGTAGCTGGATTAGTTGCAACAACGCCAGCAGCATTTGCAAACCATCCAGAAGTCACAATCGTACCAGCATCAGGTTCTGGTGCACCAGGTTGTGAAGAAACAGCAGATGGATGTTACATTCCAAGTACTGCAACAGTTGATGTTGGAGGTGTTGTAATCATGTCAAATACTGACACTGCAGCACACACATACACTTCAGGAACTCCAGATGATGGACCAGACGGTATCTTTGATACTAGTTTGTTAATGGCCGGAAGTTCATTTGAATGGAGTCCAACTGAAGAAGGTGAATATCCTTACTTCTGTATGGTACATCCTTGGATGCAAGGTACGATTATAGCTGCAGCAGCAGGAGCTGACGATCATGGTGACGATGGCGGTGAATTAATGGTTTCAATTGCAGATTCACAAGTATTGGGTGGAACACAAATTGAACTTACATTCAGCGAATTACACGTCAACTATGACATTACTGCAACACAAGGTGGCGAAGTAGTCCTACAAGAAACTAATCAACACGCAATGGAGTCTACAGCAACGCATCAAATTGATGCACTAGGTGCTGATGACAATCCAATTGATGTAGAAATTGTTTCTCTAGGAATTGGAGCACCAGGTGCTGAAGCAGATTGGACTGGACCAACAGGTGTAGTTGCAACTGCTAAAGTTGTTCCAGAATTTGGTACAATCGTAATGATGGTACTAACTGTTGCAATCATAAGCATTGTAGCAGTAACTGCAAAATCTAGAGTTATTCCAAGATTTTAGGAATACTCTTTTTCTATTTTCTTTTTACTAAAGCAATTATCGCTAAGATTATAGCTGCTCCAGCAATCGATAATCCAAATATTGCAAAGTCATATGCTGCACCGCCATCGGATGTTACTTCGGTTTCTCCAGACTTTAGTTTAGAAACATCTTGTTGTAATGATGAGATTGCATTCTTTAGAGCAGCAACATCAGCAGTACCTTCACTACTTGTTGGTGGAAAATCTAAGACTGCAGTTGATTCTACATCTTCAATTGGGATTTTAATATCAACTGGAACACCACGTATTTCTCCTTTCAGTTCTATCATGTATGTTCCAGTTTTAGTAGGGATGACTGGCGAGAAAT
This genomic interval carries:
- a CDS encoding PEFG-CTERM sorting domain-containing protein, with protein sequence MKTIAICSLFVLFAMVAGLVATTPAAFANHPEVTIVPASGSGAPGCEETADGCYIPSTATVDVGGVVIMSNTDTAAHTYTSGTPDDGPDGIFDTSLLMAGSSFEWSPTEEGEYPYFCMVHPWMQGTIIAAAAGADDHGDDGGELMVSIADSQVLGGTQIELTFSELHVNYDITATQGGEVVLQETNQHAMESTATHQIDALGADDNPIDVEIVSLGIGAPGAEADWTGPTGVVATAKVVPEFGTIVMMVLTVAIISIVAVTAKSRVIPRF